In Myxococcales bacterium, a single genomic region encodes these proteins:
- a CDS encoding serine/threonine protein kinase gives MRRAQQLGRYHLLDRIAFGGMAEIYRAKTFDANGHAHLVAVKRVLAHLAEDDDFIQMLVDEAKIASVLRHASIARVYEFARAQGEYFIAMEHVDGKDTRTILERCRQKKKPMPPEHAAYVAAEVASALHAAHTAVDARRRPLRIVHRDVSPSNIIIAYTGEVKLCDFGIAKATLSKVNTKTGVIKGKVKYMSPEQALGRKLDHRSDIFSLGACLYEMLTRVPPFTASNEMDLLIKVRDAKYRPVSELVPSTPPEIEAIADRCLTRSRAQRYQTAGEVEADLRAFLRRYVPTYSRSHLGRYVRKAFAAEIERELRMLEEYVLADEVSDDVGENLIAEDRAQSEAEFASVAVPFQPRPTATHQAVAEADDFADGESHTTVPRADGEALRIATDVPDVHGAQTMILDPGRRPRRTGPPPSPTGRPGRTGPPPVPPPRARPSTSAPARGVDWDDELHREETMILDRARLRRP, from the coding sequence GTGCGCAGAGCCCAACAGCTCGGCCGGTACCACCTGCTCGATCGCATCGCGTTCGGCGGGATGGCGGAGATCTACCGGGCCAAGACCTTCGACGCCAACGGCCACGCCCACCTGGTCGCGGTCAAGCGCGTGCTCGCGCACCTGGCCGAGGACGACGACTTCATCCAGATGCTCGTCGACGAGGCCAAGATCGCCTCGGTGCTGCGCCACGCGTCGATCGCGCGGGTCTACGAGTTCGCGCGGGCCCAGGGCGAGTACTTCATCGCGATGGAGCACGTCGACGGCAAGGACACGCGCACGATCCTCGAGCGCTGCCGACAGAAGAAGAAGCCGATGCCGCCCGAGCACGCGGCCTACGTCGCGGCCGAGGTCGCCTCGGCGCTGCACGCCGCGCACACCGCGGTCGACGCGCGCCGGCGGCCGCTGCGGATCGTCCACCGCGACGTGTCGCCGTCGAACATCATCATCGCGTACACCGGCGAGGTGAAGCTGTGCGACTTCGGCATCGCCAAGGCGACGTTGTCGAAGGTCAACACCAAGACCGGGGTCATCAAGGGCAAGGTCAAGTACATGAGCCCCGAGCAGGCGCTCGGGCGCAAGCTCGACCACCGCTCCGACATCTTCAGCCTGGGCGCGTGCCTGTACGAGATGCTGACCCGGGTGCCGCCGTTCACCGCGTCCAACGAGATGGACCTGCTGATCAAGGTCCGCGACGCCAAGTACCGGCCGGTGTCGGAGCTGGTGCCGTCGACGCCGCCCGAGATCGAGGCCATCGCCGATCGGTGCCTCACGCGCTCGCGGGCCCAGCGCTACCAGACCGCGGGCGAGGTCGAGGCCGACCTGCGCGCGTTCCTGCGCCGGTACGTGCCGACCTACTCGCGCAGCCACCTGGGCCGGTACGTGCGCAAGGCGTTCGCGGCCGAGATCGAGCGCGAGCTGCGCATGCTCGAGGAGTACGTGCTCGCCGACGAGGTGTCCGACGACGTCGGCGAGAACCTGATCGCCGAGGACCGGGCCCAGAGCGAGGCCGAGTTCGCGTCGGTCGCCGTGCCGTTCCAGCCGCGCCCGACCGCGACCCACCAGGCGGTGGCCGAGGCCGACGACTTCGCCGACGGCGAGAGCCACACCACCGTGCCGCGCGCCGACGGCGAGGCGCTGCGGATCGCGACCGACGTGCCCGACGTCCACGGCGCCCAGACCATGATCCTCGATCCCGGGCGCCGGCCCCGGCGGACCGGCCCGCCGCCGTCGCCGACCGGGCGCCCCGGCCGGACCGGCCCGCCACCGGTGCCGCCGCCGCGGGCGCGCCCGTCGACCTCGGCGCCGGCGCGGGGCGTGGACTGGGACGACGAGCTCCACCGCGAGGAGACGATGATCCTCGACCGCGCGCGCCTGCGCCGACCGTGA
- a CDS encoding carboxypeptidase regulatory-like domain-containing protein translates to MALAVVAITGPDGHFELEGVVPGRYRVMLEGEAIFSAEVRYVPVPADVMRFVVARRVALAGAVTDGGQAVEGATVAIDSDTLFGSRTATSGADGRFAFDGLPEGSYRVWAWRGDRAARAVRVPRLGRGPFADVALALEPAATVRGRVIDRQTGGGVAAAVTITAETGDEARRHVRTDPYGGFEAEGIPPGRWTASAWAPGWIMGGTIDFTAGRGDVVIELVPGGVAEGVVVDAAGAPVAGAVVSAIGRGAGGVEISAVALDEHLRRALGLALRPAASGDVPIGGDARFLPRGELGVMLGPIPFAPPPGAARTTVSILTDVDPSVDPSTAVAPIPVDPAYVPTWTTGADGRFRLTGIPAGSFTLVADATGYATARGPVTTFALGQVVAGVELVLERGVMVAGRVTDQRGTPVAGAIVRFTPADATGARGVVEAATDADGRYRVGPLAGAVAVAARAWGHGDFAGVLDLRKVPPGVDPAAERAYDVTLVVADAELEGTVEDPSGLPVLGARVVIDGGAADGRATIAGPGGRFRLAMLPAGALAVRVEHGDYPPQRFTVATGDAVRLTLSFGGGLELLVFDHHTGASLPGLPVLATGPAGARRDLVTDSGGRARLGPIAPGPWKLAVRTPGYVARTLAAAVAAGDRAGQITAPDLRLELERGATVSGVVRDRVGDRVAGARITARRGDDELTVSTDSLGEFRLRDVPTGAVSVTATKGGASRAVALELRPGDERGGVELTLE, encoded by the coding sequence GTGGCGCTGGCGGTCGTGGCGATCACCGGGCCCGACGGGCACTTCGAGCTCGAGGGCGTGGTGCCGGGCCGGTACCGCGTCATGCTCGAGGGCGAGGCGATCTTCTCGGCCGAGGTGCGCTACGTGCCGGTGCCGGCCGACGTGATGCGGTTCGTGGTCGCGCGCCGGGTGGCGCTGGCCGGCGCGGTCACCGACGGCGGTCAGGCGGTCGAGGGCGCCACGGTCGCGATCGACAGCGACACGCTGTTCGGCAGCCGCACCGCGACCTCCGGCGCCGACGGGCGGTTCGCGTTCGACGGGCTGCCCGAGGGCAGCTACCGGGTCTGGGCCTGGCGTGGCGATCGCGCGGCGCGGGCGGTGCGCGTGCCGCGGCTCGGGCGCGGGCCGTTCGCCGACGTGGCGCTGGCGCTCGAGCCGGCCGCGACGGTGCGCGGACGGGTGATCGATCGCCAGACCGGCGGCGGCGTCGCGGCCGCGGTGACGATCACCGCCGAGACCGGCGACGAGGCGCGGCGCCACGTCCGCACCGATCCCTACGGCGGGTTCGAGGCCGAGGGCATCCCGCCGGGGCGCTGGACCGCGTCGGCGTGGGCGCCGGGGTGGATCATGGGCGGCACGATCGACTTCACCGCCGGCCGCGGCGACGTGGTGATCGAGCTGGTGCCGGGCGGCGTGGCCGAGGGCGTCGTCGTCGACGCGGCCGGCGCGCCGGTCGCGGGCGCGGTGGTCAGCGCGATCGGCCGCGGCGCCGGCGGCGTCGAGATCAGCGCGGTCGCCCTCGACGAGCACCTGCGCCGGGCGCTGGGCCTGGCGCTGCGGCCCGCGGCGTCGGGCGACGTGCCGATCGGCGGCGACGCCCGGTTCCTGCCCCGGGGCGAGCTGGGCGTCATGCTGGGGCCGATCCCGTTCGCGCCGCCGCCGGGCGCCGCGCGCACGACCGTGTCGATCCTGACCGACGTCGATCCGTCGGTCGATCCGTCGACGGCCGTGGCGCCGATCCCGGTCGACCCGGCCTACGTGCCGACCTGGACCACCGGCGCCGACGGCCGCTTCCGCCTGACCGGCATCCCGGCCGGCAGCTTCACGCTGGTCGCCGACGCGACCGGCTACGCGACCGCGCGCGGCCCGGTCACGACCTTCGCGCTCGGCCAGGTCGTCGCCGGCGTCGAGCTGGTGCTCGAGCGCGGCGTCATGGTCGCGGGCCGCGTGACCGATCAGCGCGGGACGCCGGTGGCCGGGGCGATCGTGCGGTTCACCCCGGCCGACGCGACCGGCGCTCGCGGCGTGGTCGAGGCCGCGACCGACGCTGACGGGCGCTACCGGGTCGGGCCGCTGGCCGGCGCGGTCGCGGTCGCGGCCCGGGCCTGGGGCCACGGCGACTTCGCCGGGGTCCTCGATCTGCGCAAGGTCCCGCCCGGCGTCGACCCCGCGGCGGAGCGCGCCTACGACGTCACGCTCGTCGTCGCGGACGCCGAGCTCGAGGGCACGGTCGAGGATCCCAGCGGGCTGCCGGTGCTCGGCGCGCGGGTGGTGATCGACGGCGGCGCCGCCGACGGGCGGGCGACGATCGCCGGCCCCGGGGGCCGCTTCCGCCTGGCCATGCTGCCGGCCGGGGCGCTCGCGGTCCGGGTCGAGCACGGCGACTACCCGCCGCAGCGCTTCACCGTCGCCACCGGCGACGCGGTCCGGCTGACGCTCTCGTTCGGCGGCGGGCTCGAGCTCCTGGTCTTCGATCACCACACCGGCGCGAGCCTGCCGGGGCTGCCGGTCCTGGCGACCGGACCGGCCGGGGCCCGGCGCGACCTCGTCACCGACAGCGGCGGGCGCGCGCGCCTGGGGCCGATCGCGCCGGGACCGTGGAAGCTGGCGGTGCGGACGCCGGGCTACGTCGCGCGGACCCTGGCGGCGGCGGTCGCGGCCGGCGATCGCGCCGGGCAGATCACCGCGCCGGATCTCCGGCTCGAGCTCGAGCGCGGCGCGACGGTCAGCGGCGTCGTCCGCGACCGCGTCGGCGATCGCGTGGCCGGCGCCCGGATCACCGCGCGCCGCGGCGACGACGAGCTGACGGTCTCGACCGACAGCCTCGGCGAGTTCCGCCTGCGCGACGTGCCGACCGGCGCGGTCTCGGTCACGGCGACCAAGGGCGGCGCCAGCCGCGCGGTCGCGCTCGAGCTGCGGCCCGGCGACGAGCGCGGCGGGGTCGAGCTCACGCTCGAGTGA
- a CDS encoding YbjN domain-containing protein, with product MSVGLFDHAGEVRTTSTITMVEDVLITLGHFLNDCRDPTPATLAAWRVRHGSATVEIQLLPRGDGSHLRVASAVVHAGPATDRASLWQELLSRNADLCGVAFAIRGDQVLLVAERSTLDLDRTEVHDMIQRTATLADLVDDDLASRHGAHLGAPA from the coding sequence ATGTCGGTCGGTCTGTTCGATCACGCGGGCGAGGTGCGGACGACCTCGACCATCACGATGGTCGAGGACGTGCTCATCACGCTCGGCCACTTCCTGAACGACTGCCGTGACCCGACCCCGGCCACGCTGGCCGCCTGGCGGGTCCGCCACGGCTCGGCGACCGTCGAGATCCAGCTGTTGCCGCGCGGCGACGGCAGCCACCTGCGGGTCGCGTCCGCGGTGGTCCACGCCGGCCCCGCCACCGATCGCGCGTCGCTGTGGCAGGAGCTGCTCAGCCGCAACGCCGACCTGTGCGGGGTCGCGTTCGCGATCCGCGGCGACCAGGTGCTGCTGGTCGCCGAGCGCTCGACGCTGGATCTCGATCGGACCGAGGTCCACGACATGATCCAGCGCACGGCCACCCTGGCCGACCTTGTCGACGACGACCTGGCCAGCCGCCACGGCGCGCACCTCGGCGCCCCGGCCTGA
- a CDS encoding histidine phosphatase family protein produces the protein MATAPTELLLVRHGEADSNRDGRFGGWSPVPLTDRGRRQAVAAAAELRDRRPTAVITSDVVRAVQTAEPIARELRVTPRLEPGLRERSLGVFDGLAFTEAEARFPELWRRLIARDPDAVPDGGETAAGVFARVSAAIARICADHAGERVVVVSHGLALFHAFSYVCGLGVPNRDASVFVLVDNASITHVEHRVGDRWRIITLNDTAHLRGLE, from the coding sequence ATGGCGACCGCTCCGACCGAGCTCCTGCTGGTGCGACACGGCGAGGCCGACTCCAACCGCGACGGTCGGTTCGGCGGCTGGAGCCCGGTGCCGCTGACCGACCGCGGCCGGCGCCAGGCCGTGGCCGCCGCGGCCGAGCTGCGCGACCGCCGCCCGACCGCGGTCATCACCAGCGACGTCGTGCGCGCGGTCCAGACCGCCGAGCCGATCGCCCGGGAGCTGCGCGTGACGCCCCGGCTCGAGCCGGGGCTGCGCGAGCGGTCGCTGGGCGTGTTCGACGGGCTGGCGTTCACCGAGGCCGAGGCCCGGTTCCCCGAGCTGTGGCGGCGGCTGATCGCGCGCGACCCCGACGCGGTGCCCGACGGCGGCGAGACCGCGGCCGGGGTGTTCGCCCGGGTCAGCGCGGCGATCGCGCGCATCTGCGCCGACCACGCCGGCGAGCGGGTCGTGGTCGTGAGCCACGGCCTGGCCCTGTTCCACGCCTTCAGCTACGTGTGCGGCCTGGGCGTGCCCAACCGCGACGCGTCGGTGTTCGTGCTGGTCGACAACGCGTCGATCACCCACGTCGAGCACCGCGTCGGCGATCGCTGGCGCATCATCACGCTCAACGACACCGCCCACCTGCGCGGCCTCGAGTAG